The following are from one region of the Ischnura elegans chromosome X, ioIscEleg1.1, whole genome shotgun sequence genome:
- the LOC124171794 gene encoding uncharacterized protein LOC124171794, with product MKLVIAFIAISLIVVPDWDRLIPSEKEETEFSPVNGIPTSVSAPEEVGVGSQNEVSSANGFLELIGVKKTQHASRDQEVPVWVDEEEGTEAFSDAQYEWDLKYEQQLMEAGRGNSGEMDTESKDEREDTRRGNNTRHVTKFSFGELVPTILYVCLTLCLTLVFVWIMRAAITFF from the exons ATGAAGTTAGTAATTGCGTTTATTGCCATCTCATTGATTGTGGTGCCGGATTGGGATCGTTTGATTCCGTCGGAGAAGGAGGAAACCGAATTTTCGCCAGTGAATGGAATTCCAACGAGTGTGTCGGCTCCTGAAGAGGTCGGAGTTGGCTCCCAAAATGAGGTCAGCAGTGCAAATGGTTTTCTAGAACTCATCGGGGTCAAGAAAACGCAGCACGCTTCCCGTGATCAAGAAGTTCCGGTGTGGGTTGACGAGGAAGAGGGAACAGAAGCCTTCAGTGACGCGCAGTATGAATGGGACTTGAAGTACGAGCAGCAGTTGATGGAAGCCGGGCGCGGAAATTCAGGCGAAATGGACACAGAGAGCAAGGACGAGAGAGAGGATACTCGAAGGGGCAATAACACACGTCACGTGACCAAATTTTCGTTCGGAGAACTG GTTCCCACAATACTATATGTTTGCCTGACCCTATGTCTCACCCTAGTATTTGTATGGATCATGCGAGCTGCTATCACATTTTTCTAG